The following are encoded together in the Serratia odorifera genome:
- a CDS encoding DUF5983 family protein: MITTTPLLRFGLQCSSAHISEDDNTVLYRISHCQDEFSDGEWISFSGTGYLLRLDAWTHPVLQLKRLGLSKTCRRLVTTLMKRHQLSYLHIDALGEVLPGFTTFDW, encoded by the coding sequence ATGATCACCACTACACCGCTTTTACGTTTTGGTCTGCAATGCAGTTCGGCCCATATCAGCGAGGACGACAATACGGTGCTGTACCGGATCTCCCACTGTCAGGATGAATTCAGCGACGGTGAATGGATCTCGTTTTCGGGCACCGGCTATCTGCTGAGATTGGATGCGTGGACCCACCCGGTATTGCAACTCAAACGGCTGGGACTTTCCAAAACCTGTCGCCGGTTGGTCACCACGCTGATGAAACGCCATCAACTGAGTTACCTGCATATTGATGCCCTGGGTGAGGTGTTGCCCGGCTTTACCACCTTCGACTGGTAA